The Culex quinquefasciatus strain JHB chromosome 2, VPISU_Cqui_1.0_pri_paternal, whole genome shotgun sequence genome contains the following window.
gcaaaaaccagcgcttttcagttatatgaaaaaatatggttgagtttcgaattgtattatgaatggaccattctttatattgctatttctttgaaaaaaaaatcaactgccgttaacttccttttgtaagaaaggctctatctcaccccaggtgggattaaatcgggttttttggtgtgtgatggacgcacgtctgactcgctgctctTTCAACCACAGACTCTGCCATCTTtgctcaaaaatctgtatagaaACAGAAGTCTGTATCATCATCACAAATCTGTTCTACCACTTTCAAAATACTGGCAACTCTGCCTTCATCCCAAGATCGCTAAATCAGCTGGTGGCGGTGGGAACGTCGAAGATATTTTAGCTGCTGGTGGTCGTGTGTGCGCGAGTGCGAGGCAAAAGCCATCGAAAATAATTTAGGGAAAAAGTGTGCGGAATCGCGTTATTTTGGCCAAATTCCAACACCGGAGTGTCGCGGGCAACGCGATTAGCTAGGAGTTTCCAGGTTGGCATCTGGGATCTTGTGTTCCCGCGGGATAGAAGAGTGCCCCCCAATCGAAAAGTGTGCAACGCGataaacaagaagaagaaacggGGGCTTCATCGCGTATATTTTTCTTTCTGCTTATCCGTCGTCGCGGGTTGCTGCGATCGTCGCTGTGTGAGTGAGGGGGGATTGTCGGCGGtagcatttgaaaggggcgcaGGGACAATTTGTGGCAaagacttacatttttgaatatcGTATACGTCTATATAGACATAACCGGAATTGCGTAGGACTACGCATCAGTCACAGTTACAAGTTTTAGATACTTGAAAAATTTCAAGTAGGGAAACGTTAGTAATACTAAACAAATTTGGATTATATGTACTTGATGTTCACGTCCGTGTTTGGGAAGCACATTTTTGCTCTAAATGCTATGTACttagtgattttaaatttaatttaaaattgctgCTGTCGAGAATTTCGTGCTTTCGAATACGACGTAGTCCTAACGTAACTAAACTGTCAAATGAATGCCGTAGTCTCATTCGCCCCTTTCTAATGTTAGCGTCGCTTTTGATTACTCGCAgccgtgtgtgtttgtgtgcgttcACTCGCACagctttgttaaaaaaaaagaaggcaaCAAGAACAAACGCAAATGGTTGCGCTCGGAGCGTGAAGAGTGAAAAGTGTGTAAAATCCGCCTTCATTTCCATTCTGGACTCGGAATAATTTCGTGACCCATCGCAGCGGGAAATCATGGTCAAAGGTAAGCCAGTGAAGCGTTGTGGCCGCCCGATTTGGCCTCGGAATCGGAACAATCTGTCATCGCtttagttttctatttttttttttgcgctgctCTACAGCCTACTGTgtatgatgatgtttggttatgaaaaaatattttccgtcTAGCATTTTCCAAACCATCAAAGTGTGCTTTGTTCGGCAATTTTAACGAACCAAATTACGGCCTACTGATCAATGTAGCGCTTCCCATAAGAATTTCATAGAATAGAACAGAATATTAGTTCGATCTTTCATTTTCCAATTTGCCACTCATTCATTTTCTGCAGTTGGCGCAAAATTTGGTTCAACCAACCAGCACCAGCACGACaaacgctctctctctctctccctcttgcATACACACACAGAAAACCGAGTGCCGCGAACGGAAGAAGAGGAAAAGGTTCcattcaataaaaacaaaacaacaacttgGGGGAGAAAATAAGAAGCAAAAgcacaaccagagccagccagCACACAAAGCGCACTTCAACCTGCTTGGTTTGGATTGGGGAGATCTTCTTGGGAGGGTTTTAAATTTGTTAGAGTTTGGaaaaatacgtaaaattttAGTGAGAGTCGCGCGGGGTTGGAGGTTCATTAATGTGAATATTCTTATGCAACAATATGCTATCTTGCATGATTGTGACCTTAAATATGGGAAATGTTAATAATAATTTGATTGATATTTCATTATTCTCACACCATTTTGTTTTCTTGTCTCACATGTTCACATGTCTCAATTTTCTTCACTGATTTGTATTTAACTTCTTGGtcttttctggagttttttttttttttaaaggtccaataaaccaaattttcagttttgctttttgggtgttttttaatacccctgacttagagcggttttaaaaacacccaaatagcaaaaattgtaaatttggtttattggaccttttcaaaaacaaatccaGTTTTGAACTTTTATCTGTGGATTGACTCGAATTAGTTCGTAGTTTGAAATATaatctagactcgattattaaatcatttaaaGATATTGTACGAAATTCTTGCAACAAATTTACTTCGAATAGCCAAAGTTAAATCACTAATTTTTTCGTCGTTTTATATCCAACTACAACTCCAAAATATTGTGCTAAAGTAGTCATGGAATAATATGTAGGTTTGACTAATTTGGGTTCACTCAACCTGAATCTGAGTTCAAGaatatagaaaataaaaaaagtgaaaaatgtgtgtaacatgATTAGACTACTCAAAGTTAGAAgaccatcggataatcgaaatttgGAAAAGGCATCATCCACAAATTACGTAGCATTTTTTAGACGACTTCCCATACAAAATCCAATAATTTTGTGTGAATCGTCCCGCATTTCCAATCCCGCCCGAAACACTCGATTATTCAAAGACCTTGTAAAAATTACCTTTCGgataatcgtttttttttttttggaaaataatatttttgtattgtgtTACATTGATGAGTAAAGTTTAtcaatcattatatttttttatatatttaaagaCTGAACTTTCAGTATTCaagaaatagtctagcgtgaaGTCACAGTCTAACGGACCCCctgacacccccccccccccctctccctttGTCACGtttgcgagtttttttttccaaagccttaggataatcgagtttggactgtactcaaatttgactaaacttGGGTCGCAAAAGtctaatttgatgttaaaagtaagaagttCTAAACCACGAGAGAacattttttgttcatgattcgattatcctatttcatacaaaccttcgaataatcgaatctggactgtactCATTTTCTGGTACCCGACAAGTTTGGGAGCAAAGTTttgaatgggccacccttggttttgggctttagaatggatttagaccaactacaccggctccgtggcttaatggttacggcttctgtttCACAAgcggaaggttcagggatcaaatcccggtcggtacctttgaaatttggaatcatgaatttgaactttgaatatgaacaaaaaactacaatgaatcaggtgggattcgaactcacacctttggattggtggtctgggacgctaagcagccggccatcagaaggtttacactatagtagtgaattgatccgtagtgttgaaacatgcaatcttctcatattaaatacgcgctgatccctgatttgcctgaggggattggaagtctaaatatagatcgagtttccttcagatacttgcttctatgtttaggcggggccgaacaatgcccagcgacctcggaattggaccgcaaggagctctgtcattctgaaacgggtcgttggaagcagcgcgagggctatcaccacctaataatacccgggactgagataagttgtatcagcattcggcatatacaaagtctgatacaaactatactttcccataatttcgctaccggctagcgggtattggattggaccacacacacacacacacagaatggatttagaccaactgtaaggcaagTGTCTTATAAAGGtcgtcaaataacatcaccacaccgaaaacgacgtttgaattatttgtatttttcgaattatgagcaaaaatgtaaatttattgacaaaacaacgcaaatgttgtttatttcgaggttcttaaataagctttctcaaaagttacattgtttgaaaaagtttgttcaatgtttataatgttaccaggagctattacgaaggtaatcaaacaacaacggaaccttcaaatcatttagaggcttggtggtggaagtgttaaattaaaatctacttggggcagaatggaccacccttttcctgccttacaaaaacaatcaaaaattatgaaatttggtttaaatggattatttcactcctggtagcttcacaaatcacgtttcatgcaacattagttgattttttagttgttttgatgcttgtttgtaaaaatactgtcttatttcaacatatttacactattttcaaaaatccctgggctttgtcataatgagtgtcataggtttgatgcttgtttggcaaagagtatgatttgattcgatgtggaattaaaatcgaagtgttcagtatattgctgaagcttccatttttacacatggacaccacttcatgctgcgagaacccactttggcgtagtctcagggcttaatcgatggccggtaagctgtcatcgagacaaggaggttctctgatagtggaaatatcacatttgtacaatgaaccgctacatatgtgatttttccctatcttaatgtgggtgtcaggttaggatgcgggtttaaaaatagtgtttgtagaatttaggattttaactataaatatcaacttttatactttgcctttagttatttagggacaaaattagtaacagtgaatttagtaatcctatcagaatcggtgattttcattcaagtagcataaaaccattctgatttgtcaaaatttccatagagtctcgatcaatcaatagtgaaatgatatcggactaaattcgttgatctgttgaactaacggttgtcggattatgattgtatcgaccattgttgcgaatcgaggatctactggaattctgacgaacaaatggtcgtctctttttcaattcacgacttgtaaaatatcaactgttattatttttttttttaaagaagccagacaggttttaaaagaaacgttttttggttaataattaaaatgtcggggatttgagataagagtagctttcggataggttgctttaaatcttgtattcaattcaagttaggtagttatccgcaaatgaatatttggacttatatgaataattgaacattttggacttatgaataacacacaactgtgcatttattctagagtcagatcaatacagcgtcagtgtttatttggtcgaagtgtactaattcattggcagatctgattctagttgtaatgtacgacaagactactgacggacgtgacaggacgagggcccagtttagaggtttcaacatcaacgatgtgcggctggatcaccctcccaaaaaaaaaaaaaaaaaaaaaaatatttacactattttcaaaaatgtttgttttggtaagtgactattatcataaaagtggtcTAACTACATGGATactatgttagaaaggtcccTAAGTCATTTattatctcccttcaacgttgtattagacGAAATGGCTAGTTTTCTAAGGTGGTCCATTCTaccccgcaccctggaaaagctgtcgacaaaacattttttttaaagtggctcaaaaatagttttaagctaaaaattttcaccaaacaagtatacaacattgaagggagaagggaacatcccaaagcataagcctactacactgaatttataaatttgcatgtttttctatggtttttggcgcATTTCATTTAGGCGGGCCATTCTGCTCCCCTGCCCctatactttgattttttttgtatatctttttgccttcctcaccttactgaggaaaggctataaaatcactcgaaaaatgaacttcttaatttgtcctcgtagacccaccttcacgtatacctatcgactcagaatcaaattctgagcaaatgtctgtgtgtgtgtgtgtgtgtagggatgtgggtctgtgcaccaaaaaatatgcactcgattatctcagcactggcttaaccgatttggaccgttttggtctcattcgattcgtcttggggtcccataagtccctattgaaaattatgaagtttagtaaagtacttcaaaagttatgcttaaaaaacgattttggcgtatgtccggaagattgtaaaaagggtggtttttgtaagaaaccctgtcatgttatacattttcagaaaggtattaaaaagacctttccaatgagctcaaaacattgaagatctgataaccctatcaaaagttattagcacttaagtgttatttatacactttttggaggccggatctcagatatttcagtaaaaatgatgtccgggtccatcatgcgacccatcgttagttagataatcgaaagacctttcaaatgagcttaaaacatcaaggatctgacaatcctatcaaaagttattggcacttaagtgttatttatacactttttggaggccgaatctcagatatttcagtaaaaatgatgtctgggtccatcatgcgacccatcgttagttagataatcgaaagacctttcaaatgagcctaaaacatcaaggatctgacaatcctatcaaaagttattgacacttaagtgttatttatacgctttttggaggccggatctcagatatttcagtaaaaatgatgtccgggtccatcatgcgacccatcgttagttagataatcgaaagacctttcaaatgagcttaaaacatcaaggatctgacaatcctatcaaaagttattggcacttaagtgttatttatacactttttggaggcccgatctcagatatttcagtaaaaatgatgtccgggtctatcgtgcgacccatcgttagttagataatcgaaagacctttcaaatgagcttaaaacatcaaggatctgacaatcctatcaaaagttattgacacttaagtgttatttatacactttttggaggccggatctcagatatttcagtaaaaatgatgtccgggtccatcatgcgacccatcgttagttagataatcgaaagacctttcaaatgagcctaaaacatcaaggatcttacaaccctattaaaagtaattggcacttaagtgttatttatacactttttagaggtttgatttcagatattgtgataaaaatattgtctgaatcttccatgcgaactatcgttggataggttttttttatcagaccttgccgatgagccagaaatattgatggtctgcgaaccatatcaaaagaaatgagtaataaagttgatttgttaaacatgttaagggggaatgttgctatttttactgaatgtattgtctttatgaatatgaggaaggcaccaaccacctaaaggtggattaagtaacgttttttaattgctattgctatttttttaccGGGAACcgcggtgtaggggtaagcgtggttgccttccacccagtcggcctgggttcaatcccagaaggtcccggtggcatttctcgagacgagatttgtctgaccacgccttccgtccgGCGGGGAAGTAAATGATAAATAAGGTCGCTAGCTCAGTCCACGTGTAGGAAACGtcttcctgggtcctgtcttggaggagtcgctggtaggcagttggactcacaatccaaaggtcgtcagttcgaatcccggggtggatggaagcctaggtgtaaaaagaggcttgcaattgcctcaacaatcaagccttcggacacttagtttcgagtaggaatctctcaatcgagaacgccaagggcCTGTagagcgaatttttttttattttattttttttttttcatttttgtttttgcaaatcctTGTAGAGCAGAACTAGTTTAAAATCCAAGTATTTTGTCTAACACTTCTACTTTCTCCCCTGATTCCAGGACGCCGCACCCGTCAGGCGGCCACCGTTGGCCAGGTGATGGCCGCAGCGACGGCCACCACAACAGACGACACCGCCAGCCCGAAGCgtaaagattttaaatttgacaaCAATAGCCCTTCCCAGCACTTTACCAACAATAACAACTCTCAACTACTGACCAATGGTCGCAAACCGGCCGTCGAGGCGATGGTCCTGCGCGGTGGACGAACCAAACTGAACGGCATCGACCGGTACTTTACGAGCAGCGGAAAACCGTCCTCGCCCGGACCGACGGAGCAGAACGTGATTGACCTAACGGACGACAACACGTCGGAGTCGATCGCCGAGTCGCCGCTGATGGTGCTCGGgttcgccgccgccgccgtggcCAACAGCAATCCCGCGAGTAACATCTTCCTGCAGGAGCCGGTGCTCAGCTTGAACATTGACAAAAGCTGCCCGACGGTTGGGCAGTCCTCGAGGGTCATCATCAAAAACAGCTTCTTCGGGACGGAGATGCAGACGCAGTTTTCCCCGCCGAAGTGTGATCCGGTGTGGGGAGGAGCAGGAGGAGTCGATGTCCTCAAGCGGGAACCGTTGGACTTTGCGCTGGACCTGTCGAAGCCGACCCAGGTCACGGAGATTGATTCGACCACGTTCCACGACAGCAGTTCGTGCGACAGCGGAGACAGTGGAGTGGTCATCCTGCCTGCCATCACCAATATTGCCGCCGGAGGACCGTTACAGTTTGAACCGTCGACGCCCGGGGAGGGTAAGAGGAGGAAACCGGCCACGCCGCACCGAATTGTGTGCCCTTCGCCAGTGAAGAGCTCGTCGATTGTCGCCAGCCCGTCGTCTGCGTTGTCACATCTGAACATCCAGAGCAAGCGGCAACCCCGGAAGAACGTCAAGTCGAAGCGGAGGTAAGGGTGTTGTGTTTGGTTGATGCTTAGTAgaatattaaatttaacttttcccTCAGACTCCACACCAAGGAACTGGAAAACGCCCTCGAAGAAGCGGCAACCAGCGTGCCTACCAACAACAGCAGCGTTCCGGAAGCCTCCCCAATGCTCGAGACTGGAGCCGTAGTAGGAGGAGCAGCtaccgccaccgccgccgccactCTCACGGGAATGCTTCCACCTGCCGCCACCGTCAAGCCAGCGACGCTTCTccagaagcagaagcagaaaaAGCCGGTGCTAAACACGGCTGCCAATCCGACAGCTTTACaaaacaccaacaacaacaaccaaagTCGAGCAAACAGCGCGGCAGCCGCAGTCGCCGCCAACAAAAAGGTCACCGACTACTTCCAGGTGCGTCGCAGCGTGCGGAAAACCAAGAAGGAAGTCCAGTGGGAGCGGGACCGCGATCTCGAGCGGGCGATCTACGAGCAGCGAGAGTCCGGACTGACGGTAAGAGAAGTTCGACGGCGCAAGCGATAacattctaaattctaaatcctCTCCCTTTTTTAGATTGTCGAGTTCGAGGGCAAGGGCCGAGGCATTGTGACCACGCGAAAGTTTGCCCGCGGGGAGTTTGTCGTCGAGTACATCGGCGATCTGATCGACATGGCCGAGGCGAAGCTGCGCGAGCAGGAGTACGCCGAGGACGACAGCACGGGATGTTACATGTACTACTTCAAGCACCAGAACGTTCAGCACTGGTGAGTTGCATTGAAGAAAGCTTCTTTCGGGGAGCTAAGGCTGTCTCCACTGCTGGGGGCAAACACGGAGGCAAATCGAATTTGAACCCGGGTCTTGGTCGGTTTGGTACAGTGTCAAATggaataaaaatcaaaacaattaaaaacggttttaaattttgtgaagtttagatttttagattttctgtatttgttttttttcatttcaaattttattttttaaatacttatgttttacaatttttaaatgtcgAAAAAACTTTGAgtcaaaaacatataaaaatcattaaaatcacaGACAATAGACAAATTTTCCATTTCCAAATAAAAtgggatttttattttaaatttaaaaaattaaataataatttcaaacttgatttgcaccccagccGTGGAGACGACCTAACAATGTTCCCTATTTATTTTTCCAGCATCGACGCCACCGCCGAGAGTGGCAAGCTGGGCCGGTTGGTGAACCACTCGCGGAACGGCAACCTCATGACCAAAACCGTGCTGGTGAACGACCTGCCGCACCTGGTGCTGCTTGCCAAAGAGGACATCCCCGAGGGCGTCGAGGTGACGTACGATTACGGCGACCGGTCGAAGGAAGCCCTGCAGCACCACCCGTGGCTGGCGTTCTAGAAGTGCTGAGTGAGTTTTGCGTGGCCGCGCCGCCAtactttaaaagtatttttgattttggggTGAGGCGTTGCAATGTTCCTCGTTGAGTTCCAATTGATGAAGTTCGGCAGTTTcaacagcacacacacacacacattatgAAGGTTCAATTGGAATCGTCACAGTAAAATTATATGCTACTATTAGTTAATTtcacaacaataacaacaacaacaacaaaaaaaatacaaatgtcgATCAGGAATGCTGTAAGAGTAATAATTtatttgttaaattattttttttccttttcgttTTGTGCACTTTACATTACGAATATTCATCTCGAACTTGGAATCCTTTCAGGGTGGTTCTTTAATATTCTGCGTCGGTTGTTCAGATTCTTGGCGCTAGGTCAAAAGATTCAAATGCCGAAAGATTAAATCCCACAGGTATTTTCTCAATGTCTGAACTTAGaaattgtatttaatttttCTGTAGAATCGCTAAAATCGTGCTGTTTGGTTTCCCTTGAATTTTGGGCACTTTTCTTTTAAATGTTGCTGCTCTACTTAgcactttgtcaaaaaaatcatcaaaaataatAGGGATTTTTTGGATGGTGCTTAGAAATTTTTTTAAGGCACTGTCAACAAAAGCTTGCGATTATTCAACATTTCTAACGAATGGTCACTGAGCTCTTCATGTGCTTTTTCTACGATCGCCAGATAGTAACATGATGCATGCTTTCGTTCACACATGAATGACTGAATGAATTTCTACCGAAATTTCGATAACTTTCAATGCACCAAACGAGCAAAAAAGAGATAGGTTATGTCACCCTGTCTGGCGACTGCTTGAGTGTTGAGCTCAGTTTCGTTCGTTTCAACTTTGTGTGCGTTCACTGACGGTCGCTCCGATATGACGGTCATAGCAGGCGGCGCTCTGTGAGAGCATTGAAActaaggttgttaacgataaaattattgaGGTTTGATAACGATAGCAatagttctatcgttatcgttattccgatgattctatcggcgataattatATCaacgataatggacgataactaatatttaatatatttctaaaattgactaaaaccaaattatgttgaattttcaagcttcctcttagttaatatttttttttttttttttttttgataatatggtaagttgcaaagtaaaaaaactaaaaaaaatcacaaaataccgtattttctcgaaaatactaaaatttttataattctcaATATGGGACTTAACGAACTGGTTGTTCGGAATGTCAGTCCCGGACTGAAGGTCCGCTCGCGTTGAAGTATCAAAACTGAGTGATTTATTAATTTCGGGGTCACATGCTGGAGGGCTTCGTCTGGAAGATCCGAGTTGACTCCCTCTTCTATCAGTAAGGATCAAAATGTTAGCTCTTGGGCGTTGAACAGTCTGTTCGCGATTATggaattctttgaaaatattatggCGTCCTGAATGTcctccagtactttgttcatcATGTCGATATTTGTGATGGTGACAAGGATAGAAATCTCGTTCTCTACTTCTTTTGTTGCCAGTGTATCAATGATTTGGGTGATGCTGGATGTGATTTCAGCAATCTTGTTGTTAAATTGGTTGTTGAAATCGACTTGGTTATTGTTTTCAGTAATCAGCTCGTTCATGGTGCTGTTGATAATGCGAAGATCCAGGGCGTCCGGTGAATGTGgaagaaacctggatagtaaataagcttacgtaaacattaaaacgagccaaattgaaaagctgtcaaagaaaAACTTGTGGGAAATTGGATTAGTTTTCCGGTAAAACTATTTACGATACTGAAAAATCAATTCTGTCATATAGGAATTgccaaaaccacaaaaaacactattttttcgacattttttttttaaccgctGTAtccagtgttggtattatcgcgctctcgcgagaaaattttctctctctcgagttctcgtcGCGAGTCtggagctgccgagagaaactcaccgattgcccgtgctctcctccgctcgcgaacgggctttctcgcgagccagaattgcccgttcgcgagaagttggaCGTGttaaaaacgaataaaaaacaacacagcgattgaagttacacttctataccatcgcctggttcgtattcataagcctgatacacaaattgctagcttgggacaAACgtctagcacgaggcgctcgcgagcgctcgcggcgagagcgagatCGCGAACGAAAaggcgagcgcgagcgagaagagaaaagtactacaagttctctccctcgttcgcgagcgagaaatgctttccttcttctcgttCGAATTCCAACAATGGCTGTATCTTTCCAAGAATTGGAcattggtcaatatggagacttttacgtaaaattgtctgggaaattgattcccactatcggttttcaaaaaaaaaaaaatacttttaggccactttataaaaaaac
Protein-coding sequences here:
- the LOC6031507 gene encoding N-lysine methyltransferase KMT5A-B — its product is MVKGRRTRQAATVGQVMAAATATTTDDTASPKRKDFKFDNNSPSQHFTNNNNSQLLTNGRKPAVEAMVLRGGRTKLNGIDRYFTSSGKPSSPGPTEQNVIDLTDDNTSESIAESPLMVLGFAAAAVANSNPASNIFLQEPVLSLNIDKSCPTVGQSSRVIIKNSFFGTEMQTQFSPPKCDPVWGGAGGVDVLKREPLDFALDLSKPTQVTEIDSTTFHDSSSCDSGDSGVVILPAITNIAAGGPLQFEPSTPGEGKRRKPATPHRIVCPSPVKSSSIVASPSSALSHLNIQSKRQPRKNVKSKRRLHTKELENALEEAATSVPTNNSSVPEASPMLETGAVVGGAATATAAATLTGMLPPAATVKPATLLQKQKQKKPVLNTAANPTALQNTNNNNQSRANSAAAAVAANKKVTDYFQVRRSVRKTKKEVQWERDRDLERAIYEQRESGLTIVEFEGKGRGIVTTRKFARGEFVVEYIGDLIDMAEAKLREQEYAEDDSTGCYMYYFKHQNVQHCIDATAESGKLGRLVNHSRNGNLMTKTVLVNDLPHLVLLAKEDIPEGVEVTYDYGDRSKEALQHHPWLAF